A single region of the Salvelinus sp. IW2-2015 linkage group LG20, ASM291031v2, whole genome shotgun sequence genome encodes:
- the LOC111980578 gene encoding non-histone chromosomal protein HMG-14 isoform X1, which yields MPKRSKANADAEAAEPKRRSERLVNKPAPPKAEPKPKKEKAVPKPKKAKEVKKAAPEEKEAPAENGEAKAEEEEPATEEPEQKEDAAE from the exons GCAAACGCTGATGCTGAGGCAGCAGAG CCCAAGAGGAGATCTGAGAGATTGGTAAAC AAACCAGCCCCTCCAAAGGCAGAGCCCAAGCCAAAG AAGGAGAAGGCAGTACCTAAGCCCAAGAAGGCTAAGGAGGTGAAGAAGGCTGCGCCTGAGGAGAAGGAGGCGCCTGCAGAGAATGGAGAAGCCAAAGCTGAGGAAGAG GAACCAGCCACAGAAGAACCTGAACAGAAAGAAGATGCGGCAGAATAA
- the LOC111980578 gene encoding high mobility group nucleosome-binding domain-containing protein 3 isoform X2, translated as MPKRSKANADAEAAEPKRRSERLVNKPAPPKAEPKPKKEKAVPKPKKAKEVKKAAPEEKEAPAENGEAKAEEEVRG; from the exons GCAAACGCTGATGCTGAGGCAGCAGAG CCCAAGAGGAGATCTGAGAGATTGGTAAAC AAACCAGCCCCTCCAAAGGCAGAGCCCAAGCCAAAG AAGGAGAAGGCAGTACCTAAGCCCAAGAAGGCTAAGGAGGTGAAGAAGGCTGCGCCTGAGGAGAAGGAGGCGCCTGCAGAGAATGGAGAAGCCAAAGCTGAGGAAGAGGTAAGGGGCTGA